AGCCTTATGAAGTTCCCTTTTTTGTGTTTTTATGATGTCTGGTCATgttggatgttgaccagaccacacacttagaaggtgaagggacgacaacgtttcagtccgtcctggaccattctcaagtcgatgacttgagaatgacttgagaatggtccaggacagaccgaaacgtcgtcccttcaccttctaagtgtgtggtctggtcaacatactttagccacgttattgtgactcatcggctGCATGTTGGATGTTGTGATATCTGGGGCAGTATGTTGGTTATGATGATGTCTGGGGCAGTATGTTGGATGTTATGATATCTGGGGCAGTAGTTGGATGTTCTGTCTTCGTCTTGAAGATGATAGCATGCAACTGATGTTAGTTGTCTGCTAATAGTTGGTTGACTGTTTGACATCTGGTGCTTTCCTGATAACTAAGCTTCCGTTTTCGTTGTATTTgttgattatttcagtgttgtttGTCAGGatatctggtgatgatctggttgtgtgtacaaattatatatatttagatgGAGCCTTGCTGTGCGTGCATAGTTAGTTTCCTTGAAAGAAATGTTGTTTTGTCTATATACTGAGATAGGGTTGACAGTTTAAGTAGGAACAATATAAAACAGCCTTAAAAAAGCCATAGCGAAACCCCGCTTACAAacaaaagaagtactggtaattTAATACTCAAAAGAACAGCCCTGATAAACATATACAAAGTAACAACCCGCCTTAAATATACAAAGTAACAATTTTGCTTCCCTGCCGGGACTCAGAGCTAGAGCTCACCACAGATCACCGGATAATGACGTTTGTACCGATTattaggctattcatgcccgtggtcacctcttgggtgccttaatcttcatcaatcaatcaatctcttgTATTCATTCATTACCTGAAGATGTTCAGAAAAATGGAACGTTGTAGCTAATAAACCCTTCAAGAGTTACTAGCTTTTTTTAAGCTCAAAGATCAGCTTAAGGACTAGCTTAAGTACTAGCTAGAACTTCAGCTTAAGGACGAGCATCATTAAGCTCAAAGTTCCTTAATAAGAATTTTAGTAACGATTGCTCGTCTTAATACTGATACAAAGAAAATAGAGGCATAGAAAGATTACACTATAAAATCAATAACGCCAGCAATGTAGCTTTTATATAAACAGTTGTTCCTACAATTAAAAGTTGTGAGAGAAGGTGACTATAGCTGGTAGTGAACGGTCCAAGTCCATATGCTACAATGTACAtattgataaccctcaaattttactttaatgtacctactaatctttgtcaaaatttctttcaatgtacctgttaacatcttttcaattttgctagaaattacctacttaaaattatcttttcaaaatcaaaaatcaaaatgtttattcaggtaaaagtacgtacatagaagatgagttacaaacataatgttggatttatagatagagttagtacatacaatacctaaagccactaatacgcacttttagattaaggacctgcctgaaacgctatgagtgttagtgactttacaagaatgtaaaaacatcaacgctatgtactctcataaacccaatgtaccttcttgtataagtaaataaataaataaataaatatataaaaaattatacacTGTGCTGTATGAGGCTATTAATGATGTGGTCacaattacatacatacataaaacaAACGCTGCGAGACTTGCAACAGCTTGTAACACTGCTTTGCTGAATTGGTGTTTGGTCAAGTATTGTCCAGTACAAAGGGTAACCACGAGGGTAGCCTAAGTACCCCAGTACAAAGGGTAACCACGAGGGTAGCCTAAGTACCCCAGTACATAGGGTAGCCTGAGCCCTGACACGCTAAATAATTGACACAAAGTGTAGATACCTTGCGTGCTGGAGACGCTTCGGCTGACTGCCGCCAGGCGGCCTTCTCAGGCCAAGATAACAACCACAGTTGCCAATTGTTGAGACACAAACTTGGTTAATAAAATACTACTATATGAAATTCCTTTCAACGGCAATAATTTTTTGGAATGCATTTAATATCACTTACACCGCTGATGCGCAGAGATGTTGTAAAGGTTTACTAGTGAGACTCATTCCATGATTTTCTGATAGTAGTACACTGAGATTACACGCTGAGATGTTGTAATGAGATCTTACATGTAGGGATTAATGCTGCTCCTACCActaatgtgtttgtgtgtgtgcacctCTATCTATTATGAGAACATATATAATTTCGATGAAGAGAAACACAAATACTCAAAGAAACTTCATTTTTAAAGCACTTGAATATTTTGCGCATACCACCCCAATCAATATTTTATTTAGTGTTTTGTTAGGTACCATTTGAGgtacccggcagtgcccgggGAACGAAGCGAGGCCCCATCATCACTACACGCGATCTCCATCTTCACTACCCTGGCGGCCTCCAGGGGAATCCTCAATCTCTCAAGAGCCCAAGTAGCGTGTGTGtgttaatgtacatatatgcgtACATACTGTGATGTAAGTCCCCACTTCacgtaattatcaagagaaagcgctaaTGAGGACAAGGAACAGAAATATGAGAACGGGGTAAAGGTACGATGTTCAGCGATTTGACCCATCAGGGATCGAAGGTCGATGTTGAAAGATACAAGGGACTTTGTTGTTCAGAAGCCTTTGCTGTACATGGGCCTTTACTGTAtctccagtccgtcctcctaaggtttcccagggtcaagaaaacggtcaatttaaagtgtcctctcctaacctaccaccaGAGGACCCCAAACAAAAAACGGCACACTACgttactttcgccagccgcttccattttctagtacgacaatttttggccttatgtaattcATACGAGGGAAATGCGACATTCTTTGTAGAACAGGGCGGTATCCCAGTGATAATAAGCATCTGAGCGGCGTGATCTGTAATCAGGATTACATTATATCTTatctagcttcaaaagattgtcacttgcttaggtaAACGAagtatggggttcagttcctgaacagattgtgcctctgtaaccctttcctccACCACccatgggataggtatgggggttaCATAATAAAGAAATAAGTTGAATTGAACTGATAGATCAAGAGTAGTTCTGACATGCAGCAATAACGCAATTCATAGAAAACGTTAACTTCATATCGCTCTCATGGCGGTAACTTTGCGATTTAACATTAGTAAGCTGAATTGTCTTGAAGAAATATTCCAGACAATTTTAGGGCCCATCCtagcactcactgccactctctacCTGGCCTGATGTCCACACCTGATGTCCACACCTGCACTTTAATACATTATTTACATACGAGCGATCTAGTTTAGGGACATATGtcttttgaacaaatccacaagggccgtgacgtggaGTGTGATATGGCTTTTCCTTAAAAGTGTTGGCGTAAGATAACAATCGACTATATCTATTTTCCTGTACACGGTGCACAAGATTGCGTTCGAAAAAAAGGTTAAATTTATTGAAGACAGACAAGGCATCATAAGCGAGCAATATAGACACTCACAGGCACACTCCCCGCAGCCTAGTCATCCACAAATGAAAGTAAAACAACTAGAGATACAAGTATAGCAACTAGAGCTATACAATTATAACAACTAGAGATACAAGTATAACAACTAGAGATACAACTATAACAACTAGAGATACAAAACATAAAAATAGACTTGCATCAAAAAACGTTTTGTACAAATAATTTTGTAAAGAGCTTGAGAAAGAGGCAGCACCCAAACCCAATAGGTATATCACATGTGTATAGATGTATCAGatgtatatagatatacatagatgtatatagatatacatagatgtatatagatatacatagatgtatatagatatacatagatgtatatagatatacatagatgtatatagatatacatagatgtatatagatatacatagatgtatatagatatacatagatgtatatagatatacatagatgtatatagatatacataGATGTATCAGATGTAATAGATGCAATAGATGTATCAGTGTTTTAAAACACCTTCACATCTCACGAAGGGAAGTCGACAAATTCTCTAATAGTGGTATACAAGACCCTCATtagacaacccatcctcctgtttagatagtaattTTTGTAACTATGAGCACCgtagtacaaatattgacttactaagcaattagatagtagaattttgtactattcactttatagagtacgaaaaaaaaatgaaactaataatcaaacaaatattcctaagcctagtatagcacatatatgtactttattaggcctcagatagcgtgtattaggcccaggaaggttaggttagtttgtctttgcaacataagcagaaaatcgttttccggtttgtccaaatttcaTAGTATCGATTAATAACTGCGTTgatcgtcggtatatgtactatggtcctcatccttcctacaaatactaccaaaacaggaggatgggctggattaGACGGTAATTGGACTATGCCTTATAGTTGTGTCTTGTCAATCATTCCTTCACTGACGAGACTGACCGTGAATCAGAAAGCAtgtctgcctgtgtgtgttgAGTCGTCATCTGCACCAGAGTGGAGGAACATGAAGTTGCAGCAAGAGTACCGCCCCTGCGTCCTGAAAACAACCATGCACCATCCAAGCTGTCTACTCACCATTCTCCAACACGAGAATTGTACAGTGGTACGGCAGATATTCTTGAGGACGCAGCCGAAgacacaagacaataaagtaatgggAGTGACCCTATCCACTGATTTTTAGAAAGCACTCTCGCTACCACAACTGATGTCGACATTGCTGAGGACGGCGATCATGTGATAACGATAGCgtcatgggggagggggaagatctTTACGATAAAATTCTGAATGTCATGACTCCGTTTTCTGTAATACATTGTGGCTTGTGGAGTTATAAGCAGGTACCCCTTCGTATGTGCTACGAAGGGTCCCGGTTCGTTCTCACAAtcaagaattctgggttcgaatctctGGCTGGACAATAATGATTTGGGTGCATTTCCTAGCACCTAATGCATCTATTCACCTACCAGAAAATAGGTACATCTGAATTATTCATCTTATTGTGAAGTTGCATTCTGGAGAGGGTCAGTATTTCGACGTTGGAGGgagacctcaatataagcctaacatgtatatatacactggctgcctgtcccacgacacaattattaaattattattatttaatcttTTAAAGGATTGGTTTAGATTAATAGGTCTCAGTATTcgttgtaaattattattatttaatctgTTAAAGGATTGGTTTAGATTAATATCCTTCAATTTGTTTAGTATTTCAAGTTTCAAAGAGCTTATGcttatcatgtctggtttgttgtTGGCCCTGTGGCCCCTCTGGCTCCCTGTGGCCCTCCTCTGACTCCCTGTGGCCCTCTGGCTCCCTGTGGCCCTCCTCTGACTCCCTGTGGCCCTCTGGCTCCCTGTGGCCCTCCTCTGACTCCCTGTGGCCCTCTGGCTCCCTGTGGCCCTCCTCTGACTCACTGTGGCTCTCTGTGGCCCTCCTCTAACTCCCTCATGTGTAAGGACAGTAGGAGGGGGTAACAGGTGCTACTGTAACAGTACAAGAGAAGGGGGTAACCAAAGAAAAATATGAATATTATTTGCAAGAAAACAAACTAACGTCGTGACAAAATGTATTTAAAAACCTGGATCATAAAAATACATTTCATGAAATCCTAACAACATGTTACCAAAACCGATATATTAAACACCTTTACAATCAACAACAATACATAACCACAATCACACAAACATGCAAAatcgacacacacacaaaagcttgTTTCTGCTAAACGGTAAAAAAAAAGTATGAACTAAAATATTATTCAAAACCAAAATCGAGAAAAAGGATCATTACTGATGACTGGAAAATACACAAAACCTCACGTCAATCTGTAACTTGAAAAACGTCACACAAGTTATGTATTGATGAAATACAAGACGTGAATGTATTGTAAGACTGTGTGTCGTGTTACAGTGTCCCGGCAGTGGAACATTAAATACAGATCACACAGTTGATGTATTCAACAGTGGGTTACAGTGATCATGTAGTTTATTGGAGCAAACTGCATCCAAATACCAGTTATTTAACAGCAGCGTCAAGATTGTTGGCGTTACGCTAGGCGAGGATGGGGTAGAAGCAACAGAAAACGTACACCAGGGGGTAATATAGAGCGCAGCAGCAGAAGACATTATACCAGGGGGGTAATTTAGAACGCAGTAGCAGAAGACGTCACACCAGGGGGTAGAGCGCAGCAGCAGAAGACGTCACACCAGGGGGTAATAGAACGCAGTAGCAGAAGACGTTACACCAGGGGGTAGAGCGCAGCAGAGGCTATGCCACACTGGTTGTTGTGGTTGCGGGCGATCTTGATGTAGCCCCCGTCGCCCCAAGTGGCGCCCCAAGAGTtcttcaccagccagtagtctGTGCCCCACTGGGAGCCATAGCCCACCACCAGCGCCCCGTGCGTCAGCGACACAGACGAGCACTGGACGTcatagtacacacctgtcacacgtACATATAAACATAAGTACATACATAAGGGTTACAACACATATTAGGCTAATGGAAATCGATACcaaaaatttgtataataataataataataataataataataataataataataataataataataataataataataataataataataataataatggaacttTTAGCATTATGCTGTTTCTAGTGCGGCAGTTGTATTATTATGTAAACTAACATTAGATAAACTGCGCACGTAGTACTATTCTATCAGGTAAACTGCACGTTGGACTGGTATTAGGTAAACTGCGCATATAACACAATGGACCGGGGACATCAGAATACAACTATCATATAAATGACGTGCCTTCAGATCATTAAATCCTCgtaaacaaaatattttttagcATTTATGACAACAATTTATGTATATAATAGTAACCCCTCTTTTTCCTATCTATTTACCTGTTTTTTGTAGGGTCAGTGTTGGGTCTATTTTTGGGTATCGTTCCTTAACTCTGGCCTTATACCCCCAGATCTTATTGTGTCCTCACACTCAGTATATATATAGTTAAtttgtcctcttatcccagctcttaAATCTGTCCTCATCTGCCAATTCATATTTTGTCCGCATATCCCGGCTCTTATTCTGTCCTCGCATCCCAGTACTTATGGCTTGTCTCGCAGTTCTTAACGCTCCTTCTTGATAGCTATCTTGCCTCCCTCCACTGTATGCAACGAGCGGCTTTGACCTACCGTGGGTGTAGTAATGGAAGGAGGGCAGGGAGGCGTCGATGGCCACAGCCACGGGTCCCACATTGGCTACCGCCGCCTTCAGAGCCTGCTCATCTCCGGGAGGGATGCTCATGTACCCGACAACCTTGCTGACTGCCATGGATGGGTTGTAGCGGCACACGTTGTTCTGCAAGAGGCATAAGATGGTTTGAAATGTGTGATGTTGGGGGTATGTGAAGTGTTCTTGTGATATTGGGGTATATGGTATGTTTTTTTCGGGTATGGGACATGTTTGTATGGTATATGGCATGTTCTTGTACACACAGTACCTTAAAGTACTGCATGACTAGAGTCCCAGTCTGCTTTTAGATAATGTACTCCCTAGAGTAATGTGTGACCAAAGTACCAGTCTGGCTTAAAATAAAGTGCTTCCTAGAATTTTATTGTCATCCCTCAAATGATAAATCGTCAAAAAACAAAGCAAATATGATcacaaaacgagaatattcatagCATTAAATAATCaagaacgaacacacacacacacaaacgaagTATCTTACCCTGGCCTCGTATGGGTAATAACTCTCACTATCGATGCCACCATTTTGCTGGATGGTGGTAAAGGCATAGTCCATGCGACCACCCTGGCACCCGTAGCACAGATGGCAGCAGTCGAGAAGGTTCTGTTCGGAGAGGCTGAGCAGACGCCCCCACCGGCGGAAGTGCTGCCCTTCCAGCGATCCTGTCTGGTAGAACAAGCGAATCCTCCTTACATAATAACACATATTACCTATGTTCTCAACACCTTAATCACGTTGTTTTACGTTGTATAAAAAGCGTTGTTACAGTGCTGTGGTTAGGCTGTGTTTGCTGGGGAATTGAATCTGCAGGCAGTTTGGATTTTGAATACAGACACGCTACCTAGTTTTGGTAAGTCAATTTATTCTTCTTAAATTTAAGGCGTGAGCTCTGAGTGTATAGTCTCGAGTAGGTGATGTGTCCTTAAGTGTATTCCTATTGTGAGTGTATCTTTCATTGTTGCTCAAAACTTGGTTAGTCATACCTTTCAAGGGTTCTACCTAGCATAAAAGAATTTGGGGTCTTTCTTGATATTCTACAAGTTTCCGttcatagtttcttttggctgatctgaTTTTCTAGGTGGCTGCATTAAACGCCTTTTAGTGTCTTATTCCAGGTGGCGATTCCAGATGTGATTCCAGGTGGAGTAACACCTCTTTTGGAGTTGTTGTTTGATGTTGGTTTAGATTTAGCCACTAAGaaagaaatgtccatgtagctcgggctatggtgagcccgtaaagggaCTGTATCCCTTTATCTCATCCGGAGATTGAGCTGAGTTAATAAAGCTCTTTTTGCTGCCTTTGTCTTCCATCTAGTTCTTTGCAGTTTTCCTCTCTTTCTTGGCACGAATTTTCGTACAAGTTTAGCGATGCTCTTTGTAAATATATCCCATTCTTCGATAGTCTCCTTGAGAGTAATCATGTTAATACTTCTCCTAAACTTATCGGGTTTCGGGAAATATATTCCATCTTGGGATATAGTGGTTACATGTAAGGGCGGTAGGCATCTCTCCAACCTGGATTTGATCGATCATGCTCTTCTATTGTTAGCACGAAATCTAGAACGTTGTTACCTCAGGTTGGCTCAGTCGCATGCTGAATGAGAACGGAGCTCTATATGAGGTTAATGCATTGTTTTCCTACAGTTTGTGATATTAAATTTACCAAAGCCTATTGTGTCATAGTTAAAATCTTCCATTGTAAGAGCTTGTGCTTCAGGTGCTGCCCATGTAACTTGATGCAGTTGTGTAACTTCCTCTACTGTTGCTGTCTGCGCTGAAACATACTCCCACTATCATTTACTACAATTTTGAGCTATTATACTGCACCACAGATTCTGAGCAACACAGGCTGCTTAACTCCTCGTTGCTGGTGGAAGGTAAGTCCTTATGCTTCCTGCTCTTGTCCCTCGGAGATGAAATTCCCTTTGCATTACTTATTCTCGTCCCAGTTTGTTGTTGGTTCCAATTGTCGGGATTCATCTGGTAAATATATTCACTGTAAACTCCAGATAATTTAACTAATGAGACT
This portion of the Procambarus clarkii isolate CNS0578487 chromosome 59, FALCON_Pclarkii_2.0, whole genome shotgun sequence genome encodes:
- the LOC123768104 gene encoding LOW QUALITY PROTEIN: cathepsin L-like peptidase (The sequence of the model RefSeq protein was modified relative to this genomic sequence to represent the inferred CDS: deleted 2 bases in 2 codons); this encodes MWLKSPEQRRVPPVVYVMWMKATLVVMVVVEAAAAVSIVSLAQDEWDLFKLEHKKQYNNTVEDNFRMKIFLDNKHRMMEHNKLYAQNLTSFKLEVNQFGDMLREEIIASVTGFDKVNISAVINNVGSTYIPPDGDVQLPSTVDWRLKGAVTGVKSQGQCASGWAFATTGSLEGQHFRRWGRLLSLSEQNLLDCCHLCYGCQGGRMDYAFTTIQQNGGIDSESYYPYEARNNVCRYNPSMAVSKVVGYMSIPPGDEQALKAAVANVGPVAVAIDASLPSFHYYTHGVYYDVQCSSVSLTHGALVVGYGSQWGTDYWLVKNSWGATWGDGGYIKIARNHNNQCGIASAALYPLV